One genomic segment of Equus przewalskii isolate Varuska chromosome 13, EquPr2, whole genome shotgun sequence includes these proteins:
- the HAPLN1 gene encoding hyaluronan and proteoglycan link protein 1, which produces MKSLLLLVLISICGADHRSDNYTLDHDRVIHIQAENGPRLLVEAEQAKVFSHRGGNVTLPCKFLRDPTAFGSGTHKIRIKWTKLTSDYLKEVDVFVSMGYHKKTYGGYQGRVFLKGGSDNDASLVITDLTLDDYGRYKCEVIEGLEDDTAVVALDLQGVVFPYFPRLGRYNLNFHEAQQACLDQDAVIASFDQLYDAWRGGLDWCNAGWLSDGSVQYPITKPREPCGGQNTVPGVRNYGFWDKEKSRYDVFCFTSNFNGRFYYLIHPTKLTYDEAVQACLKDGAQIAKVGQIFAAWKLLGYDRCDAGWLADGSVRYPISRPRRRCSPTEAAVRFVGFPDKKHKLYGVYCFRAYN; this is translated from the exons cGGAAAATGGCCCCCGTCTACTCGTGGAAGCAGAACAAGCCAAGGTGTTCTCACATAGAGGTGGCAATGTTACACTGCCATGCAAATTTCTTCGAGACCCTACAGCATTTGGCTCAGGAACCCACAAAATCCGAATCAAGTGGACCAAGCTAACTTCAGATTACCTCAAGGAAGTGGACGTTTTTGTTTCCATGGGATACCACAAGAAAACCTATGGAGGCTACCAGGGGAGAGTGTTTCTGAAGGGAGGAAGTGATAACGATGCTTCTCTGGTGATCACAGATCTCACCCTGGATGATTATGGGAGATATAAGTGTGAGGTGATTGAAGGACTAGAAGATGATACTGCTGTGGTAGCATTAGACTTACAAG GTGTGGTATTCCCTTACTTTCCACGACTGGGTCGCTACAATCTCAATTTTCACGAGGCACAGCAGGCTTGTCTGGACCAGGATGCTGTGATTGCCTCCTTCGACCAGCTGTACGATGCCTGGCGGGGCGGGCTGGACTGGTGCAACGCCGGCTGGCTCAGCGATGGGTCTGTGCAGTACCCCATCACAAAGCCGAGAGAGCCCTGCGGAGGCCAGAACACAGTGCCTGGAGTCAGGAACTACGGGTTTtgggataaagaaaaaagcagatatgatgttttctgttttacatcCAACTTCAATG GCCGTTTTTACTACCTGATCCACCCCACCAAGCTGACCTATGATGAAGCGGTGCAGGCGTGTCTCAAAGATGGTGCTCAGATTGCAAAAGTGGGCCAGATATTTGCTGCCTGGAAACTTCTGGGATATGACCGCTGCGATGCGGGCTGGTTGGCGGATGGCAGTGTCCGCTACCCTATCTCTAGGCCAAGAAGGCGCTGCAGTCCCACTGAGGCTGCAGTGCGCTTCGTGGGGTTCCCAGACAAGAAGCATAAGCTGTATGGTGTCTACTGCTTCAGAGCATACAATTGA